The following DNA comes from Sphingomonas flavescens.
CTGATCGATCTTCACTTCCGTGAACGGCAGCTGACGCAGTTGCATCAGCGACGAATAGCCGGTGCCGAAATCGTCGATTGCTAGGCCGATGCCCTTGATCCGAAAGCGGGTGAGGGCGTCCATCAGCTTGACCAGCGGCTGCGTCGCGCCCTCCGTCAGCTCCAGCACGATGCGGTCTGGCGGCACGTCAAGCGCGCGGCACATCCGCTCGACCAGATCCGGGAAATCGAGATGCTGCAAGCTAAGCGCGGAGATGTTGAAGGCGATGCAGGTGTCGAGGCCGACTTCGCGCCAGTCGAGCCACTGCCGCAGAATGGTGCGCAGGCCCCACTGCGTCAGTTCGTGAATCAGCCCGTGTTCTTCCGCCAGCGGCACGAAGTCAGACGGCTTGACGGCGCCCAGTTCTGGATCCGTCCAGCGGACCAGGGCCTCGACCTGGCGAAGGCTGCCGTCCCGGGTCGAGATCTTGGGCTGGTACATCATCCGCAGCCGCTGCAGATCCAGCGCCCGTTGCAGGCCGCGAACGATCGCCAGCTCCGCCTGCGGGCTCATATGACGAGGGTGGCCTTCACCTTGCTCAGCAATTCCTCGAGCACTTCAAGGCGCACCGGCTTCTCAACCGGCCCGGCCATGTTGAGGCCCAAGGCCTCGCCGAGACGGAACGCCGATTCCAGCACCCGTCGATCGAAGCCGCTGACGATCAGTACCGGCCCGCGATATTCGTGATCAGCCAGAAAGCGGATGAGTTCCACGCCGTCGACAGGCATACCTAGATCAACGGCGATCATCTCCGGACGATTGGCCAAGAAATATTGCCTGAAGTCCGCGTCGCGCTCGGTGATTACCGGCTCGAAACCGCAGGTACGCGCCGCGCTCGCCAGATAGTCGGCGAGGACCGGCTCGTCATCGATCAGCAGCAGGCGCGGCTGCGGCATCTCTAATCTCCCCACGGGAGGCGTAAGCGGGTACAACGCTTTAGATCAACAATTCTCAACGCCTTTTTAACCCTATCCCCAATAAAGTCCCAAATTGGCGCCGATCGCCTCATTTGGAGACGGAATTCTCGCATGTTCACGGACCTTATCCGTCGCAAAATTTCCGGTCAGCCGCTGAGCAGCACGGACGCGGCCTTCGAGTCGACGACGGTTTCGCTCTCGACGGCCGTGCCGCGTCCCGAGGAGCGCCGCTCGGACGAGCGCATGTCGCCGATGCTGCGCGTGGGCAAGCTTGTCGATTCCAGTGGCAGCGAGCAGTTGGTCAAAATCAAAAATTTGTCTGCTGGCGGCGTAATGGCCATCGTAACCCGTACGCCGACCACCGGCGAGCAAGTGAACATCGAACTTTCTTCGCAGCGCATTCCGGCGACAGTTGTGTGGATCCGTGGCGACATGGTGGGCCTGAAGTTTGAGCAGAATCTCGACCTCGGAGAGTTGCTCGCCGGCCGCAAACCACGGCACGGATTTCGCCCCCGTCCGCCCCGCCTCGAAATCCCATGCAAGGCTTCGGTCCGGGTCGGCAAGACCTACTATACCGTCGACGTTCACGATATCTCGCTCGCCGGAATCAAGGTCGAGCCGATCGAGGAATATTGTGTCGGCAAGCAGGTCGTGGTGGTGGTGGAGAGCCTCCATCCGATCAAGGGCGAAGTCCGCTGGTACAGTGACCGCAAGGCCGGCATCGTGTTCGACAAGCCGCTCGAGTTCCAG
Coding sequences within:
- a CDS encoding EAL domain-containing protein → MSPQAELAIVRGLQRALDLQRLRMMYQPKISTRDGSLRQVEALVRWTDPELGAVKPSDFVPLAEEHGLIHELTQWGLRTILRQWLDWREVGLDTCIAFNISALSLQHLDFPDLVERMCRALDVPPDRIVLELTEGATQPLVKLMDALTRFRIKGIGLAIDDFGTGYSSLMQLRQLPFTEVKIDQAFVADVPSSRDSRLIIQAVTELAHGLGLTATAEGVETIDQLRAIRELGCDEVQGYLLAPPMEPEELPGWVFKFRRAWPAMIAEEKLALWGDVEA
- a CDS encoding response regulator, with amino-acid sequence MPQPRLLLIDDEPVLADYLASAARTCGFEPVITERDADFRQYFLANRPEMIAVDLGMPVDGVELIRFLADHEYRGPVLIVSGFDRRVLESAFRLGEALGLNMAGPVEKPVRLEVLEELLSKVKATLVI
- a CDS encoding PilZ domain-containing protein, which gives rise to MFTDLIRRKISGQPLSSTDAAFESTTVSLSTAVPRPEERRSDERMSPMLRVGKLVDSSGSEQLVKIKNLSAGGVMAIVTRTPTTGEQVNIELSSQRIPATVVWIRGDMVGLKFEQNLDLGELLAGRKPRHGFRPRPPRLEIPCKASVRVGKTYYTVDVHDISLAGIKVEPIEEYCVGKQVVVVVESLHPIKGEVRWYSDRKAGIVFDKPLEFQQLSEWVGKRLELASLKAAYKAG